Proteins encoded by one window of Myxococcus fulvus:
- a CDS encoding STAS/SEC14 domain-containing protein yields the protein MQQQEWKFGAHQIRHEQQDVLVAVFSGMLNLDDMKRAVEIYSQVAKAGPYFMIADIGNSQLQAEARRYLSDNSKPEWFKGCVYVGADMVQQTFGKVISLGMFLTGKTEFKTEFVKTMDEARAWVEQQRRANVRKSG from the coding sequence ATGCAGCAACAGGAATGGAAGTTCGGTGCCCACCAGATTCGCCACGAGCAGCAGGACGTGCTGGTGGCGGTGTTCAGCGGCATGCTGAACCTGGACGACATGAAGCGGGCCGTCGAAATCTACAGCCAGGTCGCCAAGGCCGGGCCCTACTTCATGATTGCGGACATCGGCAACTCGCAGCTCCAGGCGGAGGCGCGCCGCTACCTGTCCGACAACAGCAAACCCGAGTGGTTCAAGGGCTGCGTCTACGTGGGCGCGGACATGGTCCAGCAGACCTTCGGCAAGGTCATCTCCCTGGGCATGTTCCTGACCGGCAAGACGGAGTTCAAGACGGAGTTCGTCAAGACGATGGACGAGGCCCGCGCCTGGGTGGAGCAGCAGCGCCGCGCCAACGTCCGCAAGAGCGGCTGA